TGCCCAGCCCGCCATTGGCGTGAGCCAAACCTTGATCGACCTGAAAGAAGAGATCGAAGACATGTGGTAATTCCGCGGGCGCGATGCCGGCGCCGGTGTCGCGGACGCGGACAACGAGCGTTTCGCCGCGCGCTTCGGCGATGACGGAGATATCTCCGCCGGGCGGAGTGTACTTAGCGGCGTTGGCGAGCAGATTGCTGAACACCTGCTCCAACCGCGTGGCGTCCCCCAGCACGCGCAGCGGGGCGTCTTCGACCGCGATCTCCAGGCGATGCCGGTGCGAATCGATCGCTGGCCGGACCGTTTCGACCGCATGCTGCAACACCGTCTGGAGCATTACCTCGTGTCGTTGCAGCGAGATTTTGCCGCGCGTGATCCGCGACACGTCGAGCAGATCATCGAGCAGGCGCGTCATGTGGTCGACTTGCCGATGGATCACCGCCTTCACGTAGTTCAGTTCCGAAGAGTCGCCACCGAGCATCGACAATACGACCGCGGCGCTCTTGAGCGGCGCCAAGGGGTTGCGTAGTTCGTGGGCGAGCATCGACAAAAATTCGTCCTTGCGACGATCGGCGTCGCGCAGCGATTGCTCCAGCTCGACCTGATCGGTGATGTCGACGGCGATGCCGTCCCACAGCACCAGACTCTCGTCCATTGGTCGGGGCACGGACCGGGCATGGAGCCAGCGCACTTCGCCATTACGCGCGCACTGGCGGAACTGGCAATCGAAGGGGACGCGATCTCGAAAGCTGATTTCTTCCTGGGCCCGCACGCGGGCGACATCTTCGGGCAAAATCGTTTCGTAGAGCAATGTGGGCCGATCGGCGACTTCGGCGGGAGTAATGCCGATCAGCGGTTCGATGCCGGCGCTCACATAGTTGAAGCGCGGTGGCTCGTCGGTGAATTGGCAGACTTGATAAATAAACCCGGCCGGCAGATTGTCGGCCAGTTGCCGCAAGCGGGCTTCGCTTTCCTGGCAGGCTTCTTCCGCCCATTTGCGCACTGTGATGTCGATGACCGAGCCGATGTAGCCAAGATACTCATCGCGGTCGTTATAGCGCGGGCGTCCGCTGTCGAGCACCCAGCAGTAGACGCCGTCGGCGCGCCTTACTCGATAATCGAACGAGAACGGCTCGCGGCGCTGGACGGCCTGATAGTACGCCTCGCGCGTCTTCAAGAGGTCGAGGGAATGAACGACGTCGAACCACCCTTGGCCTTGTCCTTCGGCCAGTGTTTGGCCTGTGAAATCGCACCAGCCACGCGACAGATAGACGCACTCGCCCTGTTGGTTGGTGATCCACAACATGGCGGGCGCTGTGTCGGCCAGGGCGTGAAAGTGACTTTCGTTCACCTTGGCGCGCTGTGTGTCTTCGCGGCGCCGTCGCCGCTCTTCGAGATGTGCGGCAACCCGCGCCAGCAGTTCGTTGGCGGAGAACGGCATAGCCAGGTAGTCGTCTGCCTCGACATCCTGGCCGCCGATTTGCGAGCCGTTCCGCAATTGGCCGGAGAGCATGAGGATCGGCAGCTTCTGCGTTTTGGGGCGCAAGCGGAGCGCGCGAATCAGGCCGGCGCCGTCGAGGCGTGGCAGTTCTGAATTGGTCAGTACCAAATCGGGGAGCGCGCGCTCGATGGCGTCAAGCGCGGCCAGACCATCGGATACTGCCTGCACGCTGTACTGAGTCTGGAGCAGTTTTTCCAACTCGGCTCGCGTGTTTGCGTCGTGTTCAACAATCAGCACGCGTTGCGGCGGCAAAACGGAGTCGCCAGCAACCGTTCGCTGGTCGCTCGGCCGCTCGGCATCCGATACGAGCGCGCAAAACCAGCCGGCCACGTTGCCGCTATCGTCTGGCCACGGCAAGCAAGAGACGACCAACCTGCCGTCGCCGAGTGACCCGCTGGGGAAACACAAGGTGAATTGCTTGGCGGGCGCGACATTCCCCGCAACGTCGTCGTCGACCGCCAGCGCCAATTGGCTGCCAAGTTCCGGCCATGTCAACGCTGCCGGTTGGCCCAACGCCGCGGGGTGCCGCTGGCCGAGTAGGGGAATCGCGGCATCGTTGTAGAGAAGCGTCAGGTCGCTTCCCCAGCACACCAATGCAGGATAGCGCGCAGCGAGCAGCAGCCGGGCGGCTGATTGCAACGCATTTGGCCAGTCGGCGGGAGGCCCCAGCTTTTCGCGCGCGGCGCTTGAGTCGCGCATGAGACCGCTCAATAGCGGACTGCCAATGAAATCATCGACAAGAAATGCGTTCTGCCACATCGACGCATCCCGGCTAACGGGAGACACGAACCTGGTTGGCAGCGGGCCAACGCAAGTCATCATACCGAACGGCGCGGCCCGAATCTCTCTGTAAATTGCCGGCGCCGAACTGGTCTACGGGGCAAGCCGTTGGGCGAAAATCCGCAGCGTCTGTCCGGACAATTCGAGTTCGATCGGCTCTACGCCCTCGATGGGCCCGATTTGCAGATCTTGAGCGAGCGTTTCGCCACGGATGTAATCGCCAAACTCGGCGATGAGACGCTCTGGCAACTCGCCGTCGCCCGTCAGGCCAACGGCGATCCGCTCGGTATATTCGCAATTCAAGTCCTTGCGGCGGTTCTGAATGGCGTGGACCACCTCACGCGCGAAGCCTTCGCGTTCGAGTTCCGGGGTGATTTCGGTGGAGAGGACCACCACCGCTTCGGGGCCCTGTGCGGCGGTCCAGCCCGGCTTGGCCTGCATGCGGATTTGGATGTCGTCGCGTTCGAGTCGCGCCTCGCCGGTGGCCAGCGGAAGCAGCAGGACGCCAGTCGCATCGAGTTGCGCCAAGAGCGCGGCCGGATCGGCGGCGGCCAGGGCGGCTTTGAGCTGTGGCAACTGCTTGCCCAGCCGGGGGCCAAGCCGCTTGAGATCGGGCAATACCGTGTAACTGATGTATTGATCGGCCTGGCGGGCGAACTCGATATCGTGGACGTTCAACTCCTCGCGGATCAGCGCCGCATGCTCGGCAAGCCAATGTTGATGTTCTGGCTGCGCCAGGATCACTTCGACTTTGGCCAGGGGCTGACGCACCTTGAGCTTGGCGCTCATGCGGGCATTGCGTCCGAGCGAGACGATCGCGCGAGCGGCGTTCATGCGCGCTGACAAATCGAGATCGATCGCGTCGGCATCGCCAGTGGGATAGTCGGCCAGATGCACGCTTTCGAAGGCGCGGTTTTGGAAAGGACGCGCCACGAGATTTTGCCAGATCGATTCGGCGATGAAGGGGACAAACGGCGCGACCAGCCGGGCAGTGGTCGTCAAACATTCATACAGGGTCCAATAGGCGTCGAGCTTTTCGGCCGATTGGCCAGCCGCCCAGAAGCGATCTCGGCTGCGGCGGACATACCAATTGCTGAGCGCGTCGACAAAGGTGGTGATGCGCTGACAGGCGCCGTAGTTGTCATACGCGTCCATGGCGGCGGTGACAGCAGCCGCAGTCTGGTTCAGTTCGCTGATGATCCAGCGATCGAGTTCGCCGCGCTGACCAATCGGTCGGTAGCCCTCTGCCGAAGCCAGCGCGCTGGTCGACAAATCTCTGACCGGGCCGTGTAGCCGAGCAGCGGGATCAAAGCCGTCGATGTTGGCGTAGATGACGAAGAAGCTGTAGCAGTTCCAGAGGCGCAACAGGAACTCGGGAATGCTTTCTTTGATCGCCTGCTCGTTGTAGCGGATCGAGCTCCAAGGTGGTTGATTGGCAAAAAAGTACCAACGCATGGCGTCGGCGCCATAGCGATCGAAAATTTCGGCGGGCTCGCGGTAGTTGCGTTTGCTCTTGGACATCTTGGCGCCGTCTTCGCCAAGCATCAGGCCGAGCACGATGCAGTTTTTGTAGGGATGCGGATATTCTTTCTCCGGAGTCGTGACGTCGCGCGTGGTGGCGGCTTCCGCCTCGCGGCGCGGACCAAACAACAAGGTGCTGATCGCCAATAGGCTGTAGAACCAGCCGCGCGTCTGGTCGATCGCCTCGCTAATGAAGTCGGCGGGAAACTGTTCGGCGAATCGCTCGTGGCCCGTATGCGGATAGCCCCATTGAGCAAACGGCATCGCGCCGCTGTCGAACCAGCAATCGATCACTTCGGTGACGCGGCGCATCCGCCGACCCGGCGCCTGAGGCGAATCGTAAGTGACCGCATCGATGTAAGGCTTATGCACCTTGAGGTGGTCGGAAAGCCGCGGGTTGGCCACCTTGGCCTCGTCCCAGGCCTGCGTGCCGTCGACGCCCGGCTTGGCGAGCAATTCGGCGTAACTGGCGACAGCCTCCATATAACCAGTGGCCTCGCAAACCCAGATTGGCAGCGGCGTGCCCCAATAGCGCTCGCGCGACAGAGCCCAATCGACGTTGGATTCGAGAAAGTTGCCGAAGCGGCCATCGCGGATATGTTCTGGCAACCAACCGATCCGCTGGTTGTTGGCCAACAGTTCGTCGCGAAAGGTTGTGGTGCGAATGAACCAGCTCTGGCGCGGATATTGAATCAAGGGATCGTCGTCGGCGCGCCAGCAGAAGGGATAATCGTGCAGGTATTGTTCCTGGTGAAACAACAGTCCGCGGCGCCGCAATTCGCGGCTGATGTCTTTATCCGCCTCTTTGACCCAACGGCCGGCGTAGTCTGGCGCTTCGGCGGTGAAGCGACCATCGGGTCCCACGGCGCAGATGAGTTGCGGTCCGGCGCCGGCAACGAATCGCTCTTGCTCGGCGAGCAGCACCTGAAAATCAACCTCGCCGAAGGCAGGCGCCTGATGCACCACACCGGTGCCGGTGTCGATGGTCACAAAATCGGCCGCGACCACCCGCCACGCATGGTGTTGCTCTTTGCCGGCGCGGAGCGCGCCCCGCTGGTCGCCATCGGCGGCATAGTAATAGTCGAACGGCGGCTGGTAACGGAGGCCGATGAGATCGCGGCCAAAGTGGCGCGATTCGATCTGCAACTCGCGTTTGAACTTCTCGGCCAGCGCAGCGACCAGGGCCGCCGCGACGATCAGCCCGCGGTCTTCTCCCTCGACGCGAACGACGACGTACTCCAGATCGGGATGCACCGCGGCGAACTGATTGCTGGGCAATGTCCAGGGCGTGGTAGTCCAGACCAATAGATCCGCGCCAGCCAGCTCCGCCGGCGCCGCGCCAACCAAGGGAAACCGCACATACACGCT
This region of Pirellulales bacterium genomic DNA includes:
- a CDS encoding response regulator, whose protein sequence is MWQNAFLVDDFIGSPLLSGLMRDSSAAREKLGPPADWPNALQSAARLLLAARYPALVCWGSDLTLLYNDAAIPLLGQRHPAALGQPAALTWPELGSQLALAVDDDVAGNVAPAKQFTLCFPSGSLGDGRLVVSCLPWPDDSGNVAGWFCALVSDAERPSDQRTVAGDSVLPPQRVLIVEHDANTRAELEKLLQTQYSVQAVSDGLAALDAIERALPDLVLTNSELPRLDGAGLIRALRLRPKTQKLPILMLSGQLRNGSQIGGQDVEADDYLAMPFSANELLARVAAHLEERRRRREDTQRAKVNESHFHALADTAPAMLWITNQQGECVYLSRGWCDFTGQTLAEGQGQGWFDVVHSLDLLKTREAYYQAVQRREPFSFDYRVRRADGVYCWVLDSGRPRYNDRDEYLGYIGSVIDITVRKWAEEACQESEARLRQLADNLPAGFIYQVCQFTDEPPRFNYVSAGIEPLIGITPAEVADRPTLLYETILPEDVARVRAQEEISFRDRVPFDCQFRQCARNGEVRWLHARSVPRPMDESLVLWDGIAVDITDQVELEQSLRDADRRKDEFLSMLAHELRNPLAPLKSAAVVLSMLGGDSSELNYVKAVIHRQVDHMTRLLDDLLDVSRITRGKISLQRHEVMLQTVLQHAVETVRPAIDSHRHRLEIAVEDAPLRVLGDATRLEQVFSNLLANAAKYTPPGGDISVIAEARGETLVVRVRDTGAGIAPAELPHVFDLFFQVDQGLAHANGGLGIGLTMVRELVRMHGGTVEAASDGLGRGSEFTVRLPLAPAADAHRHVGPAAPLAGSRPQRILIVDDNADAAVLLQLLMKLQGHDTRIAYDGPSALTLAGQYRPSIVLLDIGLPGMDGYEVAREMRTQLGDGPRIIAISGYGQAADRERSRQSGFDYHLVKPVDHAVLVDLLSCEAVS
- the ileS gene encoding isoleucine--tRNA ligase — translated: MFQPVGNSAHFPQLETEILEFWRNQAIYEKSLDRRRGADRFVFYEGPPTANGMPHPGHCLTRAIKDLFPRYRTMRGDYCERKAGWDTHGLPVEVEVSKELGIHSKEDIEAYGVEPFIHRCIDSVFRYMREWERLTERLGFWIRLDEAYVTYHQSYVESVWWALKNLFDRGLLYQGHKIVWWWAQGGTALSSGEVGQGYRQVADPSVYVRFPLVGAAPAELAGADLLVWTTTPWTLPSNQFAAVHPDLEYVVVRVEGEDRGLIVAAALVAALAEKFKRELQIESRHFGRDLIGLRYQPPFDYYYAADGDQRGALRAGKEQHHAWRVVAADFVTIDTGTGVVHQAPAFGEVDFQVLLAEQERFVAGAGPQLICAVGPDGRFTAEAPDYAGRWVKEADKDISRELRRRGLLFHQEQYLHDYPFCWRADDDPLIQYPRQSWFIRTTTFRDELLANNQRIGWLPEHIRDGRFGNFLESNVDWALSRERYWGTPLPIWVCEATGYMEAVASYAELLAKPGVDGTQAWDEAKVANPRLSDHLKVHKPYIDAVTYDSPQAPGRRMRRVTEVIDCWFDSGAMPFAQWGYPHTGHERFAEQFPADFISEAIDQTRGWFYSLLAISTLLFGPRREAEAATTRDVTTPEKEYPHPYKNCIVLGLMLGEDGAKMSKSKRNYREPAEIFDRYGADAMRWYFFANQPPWSSIRYNEQAIKESIPEFLLRLWNCYSFFVIYANIDGFDPAARLHGPVRDLSTSALASAEGYRPIGQRGELDRWIISELNQTAAAVTAAMDAYDNYGACQRITTFVDALSNWYVRRSRDRFWAAGQSAEKLDAYWTLYECLTTTARLVAPFVPFIAESIWQNLVARPFQNRAFESVHLADYPTGDADAIDLDLSARMNAARAIVSLGRNARMSAKLKVRQPLAKVEVILAQPEHQHWLAEHAALIREELNVHDIEFARQADQYISYTVLPDLKRLGPRLGKQLPQLKAALAAADPAALLAQLDATGVLLLPLATGEARLERDDIQIRMQAKPGWTAAQGPEAVVVLSTEITPELEREGFAREVVHAIQNRRKDLNCEYTERIAVGLTGDGELPERLIAEFGDYIRGETLAQDLQIGPIEGVEPIELELSGQTLRIFAQRLAP